The following proteins come from a genomic window of Synechococcus sp. MW101C3:
- a CDS encoding DUF305 domain-containing protein: MRTFPAPAALMGLATALALAAPGLAQTPPDLQRHADNHGQHGDHHAVPGMTGTPGNPPAARPAPGDAGHDHSHHDHSSHAHDVGPAGATYDLRFIDGMVQHHTGALRMSEIVFGIGQPGVGALGKAIWRDQANEIRAMGLWRRAWYPQAPVYPVALASGGDPNSLSGLTRMSQAQIDGMRMMGALPTPQNRVVWFLEGMLEHHGGALVMAHDALAKSTNPTIRRFARGVIVAQRAEIMELRRMLAVEGLRKPEYYRYDPLFRL; the protein is encoded by the coding sequence ATGCGCACCTTCCCTGCTCCCGCCGCATTGATGGGCCTGGCCACCGCCCTCGCGCTGGCAGCCCCCGGCCTGGCCCAAACTCCCCCGGACCTGCAGCGCCACGCAGACAACCACGGGCAGCACGGCGACCATCACGCCGTACCCGGAATGACCGGCACACCGGGCAACCCTCCCGCGGCCAGGCCAGCCCCAGGCGATGCCGGCCATGACCATAGCCACCACGACCACAGCAGCCACGCCCATGACGTGGGCCCTGCAGGCGCCACCTACGACCTGCGCTTCATCGACGGCATGGTTCAGCACCACACCGGGGCGCTGCGGATGAGTGAAATCGTCTTCGGCATCGGCCAGCCGGGCGTGGGGGCGCTGGGCAAGGCGATCTGGCGCGATCAGGCCAATGAGATCCGGGCGATGGGCCTCTGGCGCCGGGCCTGGTACCCCCAAGCGCCCGTCTATCCCGTGGCGCTGGCCAGCGGTGGGGATCCCAACAGCCTCAGCGGCCTCACCCGCATGAGCCAGGCCCAGATCGACGGCATGCGCATGATGGGCGCGCTCCCTACACCGCAGAACCGGGTGGTGTGGTTCCTCGAAGGCATGCTCGAGCACCACGGCGGCGCACTGGTGATGGCGCACGATGCTCTGGCCAAGAGCACCAACCCCACGATCCGTCGGTTTGCCCGCGGGGTGATCGTGGCGCAGCGCGCCGAAATCATGGAGCTGCGCCGGATGCTGGCTGTGGAGGGCCTGCGCAAGCCTGAGTACTACCGCTACGACCCCCTGTTCCGGCTCTGA
- the larC gene encoding nickel pincer cofactor biosynthesis protein LarC — protein sequence MALAYLDCPTGVAGDMLLAALFDLGLPRSVVEVPLAQLGLAGAYRLTVTEARSGGQRGARVSVEGLEPHPPHRHWLELREQIGAAPLEPALKQRVLAVFTRLAEAEGRVHGHAPEQVHFHEVGAVDALVDVVGVCAGLLHFQVEPLICAPPPAGHGTVRSAHGLLPLPAPAVLELARARQVPLAGAAELPAGELTTPTGMALLSEWATAFGAQPSMVPSAVGIGLGHRVLDRPNLLRLWLGEASAPPMAGHALLETVLLQQAQIDDASAEDLAFLADELRRAGALEVFSQPALMKKGRSGVLLSVVAHPQAAPALRAIWWRHGTSLGVREQLQQRWCLPRHQAQLATPWGPVRVKVSLLPDGQRQLKAEHDDLIALARREQLSLRQVRAAVQQALADPAALAEHNAAAMPDQD from the coding sequence ATGGCGCTGGCCTATCTGGATTGTCCGACCGGGGTGGCGGGCGACATGCTGCTGGCCGCCCTCTTCGATCTGGGCCTGCCGCGCTCCGTGGTGGAGGTCCCCCTGGCGCAACTCGGTCTGGCCGGCGCCTACCGCCTCACCGTCACCGAGGCCCGCAGCGGTGGCCAGCGCGGCGCCCGCGTCTCGGTGGAGGGACTGGAGCCGCATCCGCCGCACCGCCACTGGCTGGAGCTGCGCGAGCAGATCGGCGCGGCGCCGCTGGAGCCGGCCCTGAAGCAGCGGGTGCTGGCGGTGTTCACCCGCCTGGCCGAAGCCGAGGGCCGGGTGCACGGCCATGCCCCTGAGCAGGTGCACTTCCATGAGGTGGGGGCCGTCGATGCCTTGGTCGACGTGGTGGGCGTGTGCGCCGGGCTGCTGCACTTCCAGGTGGAGCCGCTGATCTGTGCGCCGCCGCCGGCCGGCCACGGCACGGTGCGCTCCGCCCATGGCCTGCTGCCGCTGCCGGCCCCGGCGGTGCTGGAGCTCGCGCGCGCGCGGCAGGTGCCCCTGGCCGGCGCCGCTGAGCTGCCGGCCGGGGAGCTCACCACCCCCACCGGCATGGCGCTGCTGAGTGAATGGGCCACGGCCTTCGGCGCCCAGCCCTCGATGGTGCCCAGCGCCGTGGGCATCGGCCTGGGTCACCGCGTGCTCGATCGCCCCAACCTGCTGCGGCTCTGGCTGGGCGAGGCCAGCGCCCCCCCGATGGCCGGGCACGCGCTGCTGGAAACGGTGCTGCTCCAGCAGGCGCAGATCGATGACGCCAGCGCCGAAGATCTGGCCTTCCTGGCCGACGAACTACGCCGAGCCGGTGCCCTGGAGGTGTTCAGCCAGCCGGCGTTGATGAAGAAGGGACGCAGCGGCGTGCTGCTCAGCGTGGTGGCACACCCCCAGGCGGCGCCAGCGCTGCGGGCGATCTGGTGGCGGCATGGCACCAGCCTCGGGGTGCGGGAGCAGCTGCAGCAGCGCTGGTGCCTGCCGCGCCACCAGGCCCAGCTGGCCACCCCCTGGGGGCCGGTGCGGGTGAAGGTGTCGCTGCTGCCCGATGGCCAGCGCCAGCTCAAGGCCGAGCACGACGACCTGATCGCCTTGGCCAGGCGCGAGCAGCTCAGCCTGCGGCAGGTGCGCGCGGCGGTGCAGCAGGCGCTCGCCGACCCGGCCGCCCTGGCCGAGCACAATGCGGCGGCGATGCCGGACCAGGACTGA
- a CDS encoding glutaredoxin produces MTPARLPPPVRLHRIAISGHVCPYGELAVGLLQELGIPYDDHLLLSQEEVERFKAAHGVSTTPQVFAAGERIGGYSELARRLGVKPRQPGGRSYRPVITVFAIAALIALALGNGAGGFMGMALALLACLKLMDPPAFSRSFRKYNVLTRWLGGYASVFPYLELLLGLALLARLEAAPIALLALAMGLEGGVSVIKAVYVDKLDLDCACVGGNSRTPLGLVSVLENGAMVAMGLWMLLRG; encoded by the coding sequence ATGACACCCGCCCGCCTGCCACCACCTGTGCGGCTGCATCGCATCGCCATCTCCGGCCACGTCTGCCCCTATGGCGAGCTGGCGGTAGGCCTGCTGCAGGAGCTGGGCATTCCCTACGACGACCATCTGCTGCTCAGCCAGGAGGAGGTGGAGCGCTTCAAGGCGGCCCATGGGGTGAGCACCACCCCGCAGGTGTTCGCCGCGGGCGAACGCATCGGCGGCTATTCAGAGCTGGCCCGGCGGCTCGGGGTCAAACCACGCCAGCCGGGGGGTCGCAGCTACAGGCCAGTCATCACCGTGTTTGCCATCGCGGCGCTGATCGCGCTGGCGCTCGGCAACGGCGCGGGGGGCTTCATGGGGATGGCGCTGGCGCTGCTGGCCTGCCTGAAACTGATGGATCCACCGGCGTTCAGCCGTTCCTTCCGCAAGTACAACGTGCTGACCCGGTGGCTGGGGGGTTACGCCAGCGTGTTCCCCTACCTCGAACTGCTGCTGGGTCTGGCGCTGCTGGCTCGCCTCGAGGCCGCGCCGATCGCCCTGCTGGCGCTTGCCATGGGCCTGGAAGGTGGGGTGTCGGTGATCAAGGCGGTCTATGTCGACAAGCTCGACCTTGATTGCGCCTGCGTGGGCGGCAACAGCCGCACCCCACTGGGCCTGGTGAGCGTGCTGGAAAACGGGGCGATGGTGGCCATGGGGCTGTGGATGCTGCTGAGGGGTTGA
- the xth gene encoding exodeoxyribonuclease III — translation MRIATWNVNSIRMRLEQVTAWLQRERPDVLCLQETKVEDGKFPAEAFTALGYAVVISGQKAYNGVAILSLLPLEQVCVGFEALLPGDPEAVALGEQKRVISALVDGVRILNLYVPNGSALTSEKYAYKLAWLSCLRRYLAAQEQEGDPLCMVGDFNIALDDRDIHDPERLSGGIMASAAEREALTAALGERLVDVFRVFEPDSGHWSWWDYRTGAWDRDRGWRIDHIYLSAELLACSTGCVIDKGERGHDQPSDHAPVVVNLELQQDGDADEDGEADDAAS, via the coding sequence ATGCGCATCGCCACCTGGAATGTGAACTCCATCAGGATGCGACTGGAACAGGTGACCGCCTGGCTGCAGCGGGAGCGGCCCGATGTGCTGTGCCTGCAGGAAACCAAGGTGGAGGATGGCAAGTTCCCCGCCGAAGCCTTCACCGCCCTGGGCTACGCAGTGGTGATCAGCGGCCAGAAGGCCTACAACGGCGTGGCGATTCTCAGCCTGTTGCCGCTCGAGCAGGTGTGCGTCGGTTTTGAGGCCCTGCTGCCCGGCGACCCCGAAGCCGTGGCGCTGGGGGAACAGAAGCGGGTGATCAGCGCCCTGGTGGACGGCGTGCGGATCCTCAACCTGTACGTGCCGAACGGCTCGGCGCTGACGTCGGAGAAGTATGCGTACAAGTTGGCCTGGCTCAGCTGCCTGCGCCGTTATCTGGCGGCCCAGGAGCAGGAAGGCGATCCGCTCTGCATGGTGGGCGACTTCAACATCGCCCTTGACGACCGCGACATCCACGATCCTGAGCGCCTCAGCGGCGGCATCATGGCCAGCGCGGCGGAGCGCGAGGCGCTCACGGCGGCGCTGGGGGAGCGGCTGGTGGATGTGTTCCGCGTGTTCGAGCCCGACAGCGGCCACTGGAGCTGGTGGGATTACCGCACCGGTGCCTGGGACCGCGACCGGGGCTGGCGGATCGATCACATCTATCTAAGTGCGGAGCTGCTCGCCTGCTCCACCGGCTGCGTGATCGACAAGGGGGAGCGGGGCCACGACCAGCCCAGCGACCATGCGCCGGTGGTGGTCAATCTGGAGCTGCAGCAGGACGGTGACGCTGACGAGGACGGGGAAGCTGACGACGCTGCGAGCTGA
- a CDS encoding lysylphosphatidylglycerol synthase domain-containing protein yields the protein MPNLRHLVTSLPGGVRLWASLLSFGFLFAALLANAPQLLALRLDPQGWLWLVVGTGVSLLSLVVNGLAWSVGLQWLGARPRWDTCVRLYLRSNLLKYLPGGFWHLASRVQSLRTGPEAPAADCPTPQAPHPLASREPVGTALALVAVLLDPLLAASVALAMVPIGGWQDGLALVAPLPLIGLMPGWSNRVLNRLQRQRARQLSLDDATDKLPPVSLPGYPLLPLLAQVPFVLLRFAGFACAVIAFDQQLSLSWPVWLAGFALAWTAGLVVPGAPGGLGVFEAVLVLRLGGQVPEAPLLAVALSYRVVVTVADLFGALTARLDEQLASERA from the coding sequence ATGCCCAACCTGCGCCACCTGGTGACCTCCCTGCCCGGCGGCGTGCGGCTCTGGGCGAGCCTGCTCAGCTTCGGCTTTCTGTTCGCCGCCCTGCTGGCCAATGCGCCGCAACTGCTGGCACTGCGACTGGATCCACAGGGCTGGCTGTGGCTGGTGGTCGGCACGGGGGTAAGCCTGCTGAGCCTGGTGGTCAACGGGCTGGCCTGGAGCGTGGGGCTGCAGTGGCTGGGGGCACGACCCCGCTGGGACACCTGCGTGCGGCTCTACCTGCGCAGCAACCTGCTCAAGTACCTGCCCGGCGGGTTCTGGCACCTGGCCTCACGCGTGCAGTCGCTGCGGACGGGGCCGGAAGCGCCAGCCGCCGATTGCCCCACGCCTCAGGCGCCCCATCCGCTGGCCAGCCGCGAGCCCGTGGGCACGGCACTGGCTCTGGTGGCCGTGCTGCTCGATCCCCTGCTGGCGGCGAGTGTCGCCCTGGCAATGGTGCCGATCGGCGGCTGGCAAGACGGGCTGGCACTGGTGGCGCCGCTGCCGTTGATCGGCCTGATGCCGGGTTGGTCGAACCGTGTTCTGAACCGGCTGCAGCGGCAGCGGGCGCGCCAGCTCTCGCTCGATGACGCCACTGACAAACTGCCGCCGGTGTCTCTGCCCGGCTACCCGCTGCTGCCCCTGCTGGCCCAGGTCCCGTTCGTGCTACTTCGCTTCGCCGGCTTTGCCTGCGCCGTGATCGCCTTCGATCAGCAGCTGTCACTCAGCTGGCCGGTCTGGCTGGCGGGCTTCGCCCTGGCCTGGACGGCCGGGCTGGTGGTGCCGGGTGCTCCCGGGGGCCTCGGGGTGTTCGAAGCGGTGCTGGTGCTCCGGCTCGGCGGCCAGGTGCCGGAGGCGCCGTTGCTGGCGGTGGCCCTCAGCTACCGCGTGGTTGTCACCGTGGCCGACCTGTTCGGGGCACTCACGGCCCGCCTGGACGAACAGCTGGCCAGTGAACGCGCCTGA
- a CDS encoding M48 family metallopeptidase, translating to MSPRSSVGSALSRRSGLLAGFGVALLVLASLIGGWWLGRQGPSTSAELRSRQVLQQEMLRLRQQQADGQASDVEQRRLLQLLLALEQPAEATQLLEAMADQQPDRWSLRLLLAELRRDQNDRAGAEREVRQLLNLKSDRIEALQLMALLQLEQGRGAQAQTHLTSAYVAATKPQLQPQALPIGLILADLMLQRGQLEQADGLYRSLAASFPGDVRPVLARALLKQQQGNSKLALELIAKARAMKPEQWDARVDQVAASWGLKPLQRPTKGTATKNPAPTSDPPAPSISSPDGATGAGAPTAPSLPQNPASAAPPSL from the coding sequence ATGTCGCCCCGTTCGTCCGTCGGCTCAGCCCTCTCCAGGCGCTCCGGGCTGCTGGCGGGCTTCGGCGTGGCCCTGCTGGTGCTGGCCTCGCTCATCGGCGGCTGGTGGCTTGGCCGGCAAGGCCCCAGCACCAGTGCCGAACTCCGTTCCCGCCAGGTGTTGCAGCAGGAGATGCTGCGGTTGCGGCAGCAACAGGCCGATGGCCAGGCCAGTGATGTGGAGCAGCGGCGCCTGCTGCAGTTGTTGCTGGCGCTGGAGCAACCGGCGGAGGCCACCCAGCTGCTGGAGGCGATGGCGGATCAACAGCCCGATCGCTGGTCGTTGCGGTTGCTGTTGGCGGAGCTGCGCCGCGACCAGAACGATCGGGCCGGCGCCGAACGGGAAGTGCGTCAGCTGCTCAACCTCAAGTCCGACCGCATCGAGGCCCTGCAGCTGATGGCGCTGCTGCAGCTGGAACAGGGGCGCGGCGCCCAGGCCCAGACGCACCTCACCAGCGCCTATGTGGCGGCCACCAAGCCGCAGCTCCAGCCCCAGGCCCTGCCGATCGGCCTGATCCTCGCCGACCTGATGCTGCAGCGCGGCCAGCTGGAGCAGGCCGATGGCCTCTACCGCAGCCTTGCCGCCAGCTTCCCCGGCGATGTGCGGCCTGTGCTGGCCCGTGCCCTGCTCAAACAACAGCAGGGGAACAGCAAGCTGGCGCTGGAATTGATCGCCAAGGCCCGGGCGATGAAACCCGAGCAATGGGATGCACGGGTGGATCAGGTGGCCGCCAGCTGGGGCCTGAAACCCCTGCAGCGGCCAACGAAGGGAACAGCCACCAAGAACCCGGCCCCCACCAGCGATCCGCCGGCGCCGTCCATCAGCAGCCCGGATGGGGCCACAGGCGCTGGGGCTCCTACGGCCCCTTCACTCCCGCAGAACCCGGCGTCGGCTGCGCCTCCATCTCTCTGA
- a CDS encoding TMEM165/GDT1 family protein, with the protein MAFPFLTGHGAAAFGSSFTAITLAELGDKTFFMALILAARHRARWVFIGSFAALTAVTLISLGMGYGLRELLPASVVPWLAAALFLGFGIKLLIDAQAMAPGAAAAEAGDAEEAVEAAERRYRITTPLAVIWESFALVFIAELGDRTQFATIFLATAPSFPFGALLAGTLGGHALVTGLAVGAGKWIGQKISEQMLYRLSGGLFLAFGLFALQQAMR; encoded by the coding sequence ATGGCGTTTCCCTTCCTCACCGGCCATGGGGCCGCTGCCTTCGGCTCCAGCTTCACGGCCATCACCCTGGCCGAGCTGGGCGACAAGACCTTCTTCATGGCCCTGATCCTGGCGGCCCGCCATCGGGCCCGCTGGGTGTTCATCGGTTCCTTTGCGGCCCTCACGGCCGTCACGCTCATCTCGCTGGGCATGGGCTATGGCCTGCGGGAACTGCTGCCAGCCAGCGTGGTGCCGTGGCTGGCAGCTGCGTTGTTTCTCGGCTTCGGCATCAAGCTGCTGATCGACGCCCAGGCCATGGCACCGGGGGCTGCCGCGGCTGAGGCCGGAGATGCGGAAGAGGCCGTTGAGGCGGCCGAGCGCCGCTACCGGATCACCACGCCGCTGGCAGTGATCTGGGAATCCTTCGCGCTGGTGTTCATCGCCGAGCTGGGAGATCGCACCCAGTTCGCCACCATCTTTCTCGCCACGGCGCCCTCTTTCCCCTTCGGCGCGCTGCTGGCGGGCACCCTGGGCGGCCATGCCCTGGTCACCGGGCTGGCGGTGGGAGCCGGCAAGTGGATCGGCCAGAAGATCAGCGAGCAGATGCTCTACCGGCTCAGTGGCGGTCTGTTCCTGGCCTTCGGCCTGTTCGCCCTGCAGCAGGCCATGCGCTGA
- a CDS encoding Crp/Fnr family transcriptional regulator, with protein sequence MSFRFLPDQPAAAVRMPTGQTVLLDPLHRPSGSCIEVLEGIARVYCPCEETEGMTLAFLQPGDQLRTDRLCSEGVCVEALTPLCFRSDGEAGTGDGFDPVNEWTLQLLRIRHLGSAEQRLHALFGLLVRRLGRRCGPWCDLPFRLTHERIGELIGTTRVTTTRLISRIRQAELMEAPSGQTGMRVAPSLVESAPLAAA encoded by the coding sequence GTGAGTTTCCGCTTTCTGCCCGATCAGCCCGCGGCTGCTGTACGCATGCCCACCGGCCAGACGGTGCTCCTCGATCCCCTGCACCGTCCCAGTGGCAGCTGCATCGAGGTGCTGGAAGGCATCGCCCGGGTGTACTGCCCCTGCGAGGAAACCGAGGGCATGACCCTCGCCTTTCTCCAACCCGGCGATCAACTGCGCACCGACCGCCTCTGCAGTGAAGGGGTCTGCGTGGAGGCGCTCACGCCCCTGTGTTTCCGCAGTGACGGCGAAGCGGGCACGGGTGATGGCTTTGACCCCGTCAATGAATGGACGCTGCAACTGCTGCGCATCCGCCACCTCGGCAGTGCCGAGCAACGGCTCCATGCCCTGTTCGGTCTGCTGGTGCGCCGCCTGGGGCGCCGCTGCGGTCCCTGGTGCGACCTTCCCTTCCGCCTCACCCACGAACGCATCGGTGAACTGATCGGCACCACCCGCGTCACCACCACCCGGCTGATCTCGCGGATCCGGCAGGCAGAACTGATGGAAGCGCCCAGCGGCCAGACGGGCATGCGCGTGGCCCCTTCCCTGGTGGAGTCCGCACCGCTGGCGGCGGCTTGA
- a CDS encoding Fur family transcriptional regulator, with amino-acid sequence MPTRSATGRGQVPAIPEGLRNSLHGRGQRLTPQRQRVLDLFRRIGEGSHLSAEEVHQRLLGEQTRVSLATVYRTLRLLSALELLRELELPEGGRRFELASDSHRDHHHLVCVSCGRTEEFDSAQVMAAGETAAQTHGFRLLECVLTVRALCPRCAAAAPR; translated from the coding sequence GTGCCCACCCGTTCAGCCACTGGTAGGGGCCAGGTTCCCGCGATTCCTGAAGGCCTGCGCAACAGCCTCCACGGCCGCGGGCAGCGGCTGACGCCCCAGCGCCAGCGGGTGCTCGATCTGTTCCGCCGCATCGGTGAAGGCAGCCACCTGAGTGCCGAAGAAGTGCACCAACGGCTGCTGGGGGAGCAGACGCGCGTGTCACTGGCCACTGTGTACCGCACGTTGCGCCTGCTCAGTGCCCTGGAGCTGCTGCGGGAACTGGAGCTGCCGGAAGGCGGACGGCGCTTTGAGCTGGCCAGCGACAGCCACCGCGATCACCACCACCTCGTGTGCGTGAGCTGCGGCCGCACCGAGGAGTTCGACAGCGCGCAGGTGATGGCAGCAGGAGAAACGGCCGCCCAGACCCACGGCTTCCGCCTGCTGGAGTGTGTGCTCACCGTGCGGGCGCTGTGTCCCCGCTGTGCTGCTGCCGCCCCACGCTGA
- a CDS encoding alpha/beta hydrolase — protein MSEFALNTVMAHIKGDHMEDLVMTSSDHSRIEAHPYMAPQSSSFNAVAANQPSVLPAVSSGKSPRKLRFHLLMLTAFLLMDTMLSSCAMARPFKRRVEGQRQSAASKPVNVSTSGTAYSPLISGAPIGSNKLDIYPCKQASGRPCPTLVYVHGGSLMRGDKRSVGSMPELFNRNGFCLVSLNYPVYGRPIPGLIEQQMSALSSATAWLKGNLGRVNPSCSMNDAAIMGHSAGAYLASLLATSPQYGTSADAYQKFILNDSNWYTGKVGRYKDSLAIIFGKNAVSGSGKNSTIAKWVPAQLVKSSCPKESSPTDVMIMYSTQRPKSQQAEIRSFANTLNGCSAFNASLSAHGYDHKAMHTSIGKPGSTTGAAILAFLKR, from the coding sequence ATGTCCGAGTTCGCATTGAACACCGTAATGGCGCACATCAAGGGTGATCACATGGAAGATTTAGTTATGACAAGTTCTGACCATTCACGTATTGAGGCACACCCATACATGGCCCCACAGTCGAGCTCTTTCAATGCCGTTGCTGCCAATCAACCTTCTGTATTGCCCGCAGTTTCTTCTGGTAAGTCACCAAGAAAGCTGAGGTTCCATCTTTTGATGCTGACAGCGTTTCTTCTGATGGATACGATGCTCTCAAGTTGTGCCATGGCACGGCCATTCAAGCGTCGCGTTGAGGGACAAAGGCAATCAGCAGCATCCAAACCAGTCAATGTGTCGACGAGTGGAACTGCTTACTCTCCATTGATCTCGGGCGCTCCAATTGGCAGTAACAAGCTTGATATCTATCCATGCAAGCAAGCTTCCGGACGTCCATGCCCGACACTAGTCTATGTTCACGGAGGTTCTCTGATGAGAGGAGATAAGAGGAGCGTCGGCTCTATGCCGGAACTCTTTAATCGTAATGGCTTTTGCCTTGTCTCACTCAATTATCCAGTCTACGGGCGTCCCATCCCAGGTCTGATCGAGCAGCAAATGTCTGCACTGTCTTCTGCCACTGCATGGCTCAAGGGCAATCTTGGAAGGGTCAACCCATCATGCTCGATGAATGATGCTGCCATCATGGGACATTCAGCAGGTGCATACCTGGCATCGCTTCTTGCCACTAGTCCACAGTATGGAACGTCAGCAGATGCTTATCAGAAGTTTATTCTGAATGACTCGAACTGGTACACGGGTAAAGTTGGAAGATACAAGGACAGTCTGGCGATTATCTTTGGTAAGAATGCCGTAAGCGGGTCAGGTAAGAACTCTACTATCGCCAAATGGGTTCCCGCTCAGCTGGTTAAATCATCATGCCCGAAAGAGTCATCACCCACCGATGTGATGATCATGTATTCAACGCAACGTCCCAAGAGTCAGCAAGCTGAAATCAGGTCATTCGCCAATACGCTGAATGGATGTTCCGCTTTCAATGCATCCCTTTCGGCTCATGGGTATGATCATAAGGCAATGCATACCAGCATCGGAAAGCCTGGCAGTACGACGGGAGCGGCCATCCTTGCATTTCTCAAGCGATGA